TGCCATAATTTTCTAAGAATACCACCCGCAAATAGATTTGAACATAAGACATGAAAACAATAAATGGCCAACGATTTTGGTACAACAAAGACAATAATTTGGAATTGACAAATTCTTTTGGATAAAAAGAATTTGACTGGGAAGAGAATTAATCATAGTTCTCCAAATAGTGAAGGAATGTTTTGGGATTGACAATCATCTCTTCAATTTTAACATTTTCAATCTTTACTCTTATTACTTGTTCATCATATCTTTTTTGCTTCATACACTAAAAGACATTCTttagaaacaattggttcatcCAAAAGGTTAAGATCATCCAATCAAAACCGATTTGGTCCCAGGAGATCATAGAATGGGTATAgattagagggaaaaaaaaagtctatAAACTACTAATCACCCTTTGTTTCAAATAGAGTAAGGTGACAACATGCTAGCAAACTCATTATTCATCGATGTCATCAGCAAAGACTCTGTTTTTCTGAGAATAATAGAAtagataaataaatgaataaatgaattacatcatatatcgAGTTTCTTACATCTATAAACTATTACTACTTCCCGTATGAAATCTATATACAACTTTATGTTTCTCCTTCCCAATTCTTAGACCAGTGCAGAGCATGAAGATGTGGAAAGATCAAACAGGGCAGGAAGCAGGTACTTCCTTCCATTTGCACCATTGGCATTGTAGCTAGCACCAGTAGTTGAATCCACCAACAGCTCCCCTGCATAACCAGGGTAAGCCCCCTTCCCATAGATACCAGGGCAAGCTGAAGCTGCCTCCAATGGTGCCTCAGCAGAGCCTTGATagaaaccatttccaaaagggTTGGTAGCCGTTGCAGCCAAGAGACTAGCCAGATTGATAACCATTCCATCCATGCCCACATCATTGTTTGGGGCGATCAATGGTGGGTTCTGAGGTCCATAGATGGGCTGGTGGAAGGGCCAAGCACATTGACCTGGGCACTGAGTCTCCGAGTTACCAACCCAGATGTAAGCGAACTTCGATTTCTTGCCTTGGGAACCATGGCTTCCGCATGTGTCCATACAGAAACCCTCGACGGTGACATCTGCGGCGGTCAGAACTACATTAACGGCATTTCTATGATCGCCTCTAGCTGCGAGCAACACGATTTGGTTCCTGGTAAGGGACTTGCCCAATGAGTAGTTCTCGTCAAGGATTTGGTTACCCATTTGGAGAGAGAGCGAAGAGGGTTTCTTGTTCTTGGAACTGAGCTGGTA
The nucleotide sequence above comes from Telopea speciosissima isolate NSW1024214 ecotype Mountain lineage chromosome 3, Tspe_v1, whole genome shotgun sequence. Encoded proteins:
- the LOC122656943 gene encoding protein EXORDIUM-like: MASFVSTLPFQVLLVVSLLHFSNAGRRLSGLVEEQSMLLQYHKGPLLSGKISVNLIWYGNFNPTQRAIISDFISSLSSSQASLKTQSQPSVLTWWKTTDKYYQLSSKNKKPSSLSLQMGNQILDENYSLGKSLTRNQIVLLAARGDHRNAVNVVLTAADVTVEGFCMDTCGSHGSQGKKSKFAYIWVGNSETQCPGQCAWPFHQPIYGPQNPPLIAPNNDVGMDGMVINLASLLAATATNPFGNGFYQGSAEAPLEAASACPGIYGKGAYPGYAGELLVDSTTGASYNANGANGRKYLLPALFDLSTSSCSALV